The following coding sequences are from one Desulfosporosinus orientis DSM 765 window:
- the mch gene encoding methenyltetrahydromethanopterin cyclohydrolase, with product MLVPNTQTSTLSPNRLAFQIVQEMVIKKELLQVHVHKQAEVTVIDCGVSVQGSWEAGVLFAEICLGGLAQVRIHWADFDGFRWPAVEVVTNHPVLACLASQYAGWPLKSGERIAMGSGPGRAILHKGSLFKKIGYEDYSEIAILCLESEELPSEGVLQKLLRELRCYPQNLYILVAPTSSQVGSLQIAARALETGLSKLMELGYDLDKIDSGWGICPLSPVAADTLKALGRSNDGILYGSTVLYNLRDEDEIIASLVKKIPFCYSHDYERTFEEIYREKGGFYNINPLVFSPAEVWMCNLNSGRSFHAGTLRPDLLRHSFAIV from the coding sequence ATGTTAGTTCCTAATACCCAGACATCAACACTGAGTCCAAATCGCTTAGCCTTCCAAATAGTTCAAGAGATGGTCATCAAGAAAGAGCTTCTCCAGGTTCATGTTCATAAGCAGGCAGAGGTAACTGTAATTGACTGTGGAGTTTCAGTGCAAGGAAGTTGGGAAGCAGGTGTATTGTTTGCAGAGATTTGCCTTGGTGGATTAGCACAGGTTAGAATTCACTGGGCAGATTTTGACGGATTTCGTTGGCCGGCGGTTGAGGTTGTAACCAACCATCCGGTTCTGGCCTGTCTGGCATCACAATATGCAGGTTGGCCATTAAAAAGTGGGGAGCGTATTGCAATGGGTTCCGGACCTGGACGGGCAATTCTTCATAAGGGGAGTTTATTTAAAAAGATAGGCTATGAAGATTATTCTGAGATTGCCATTCTATGTTTAGAAAGTGAGGAACTCCCTTCCGAAGGAGTCCTTCAGAAGTTATTAAGGGAATTAAGATGCTATCCTCAAAATCTCTATATTTTAGTGGCTCCCACATCATCTCAAGTTGGCTCTCTTCAAATAGCGGCACGGGCATTAGAAACAGGATTATCCAAACTAATGGAGCTTGGTTATGATTTGGATAAAATCGACTCCGGTTGGGGCATCTGTCCGCTCTCACCTGTGGCAGCAGACACTTTGAAAGCATTGGGCCGATCCAATGACGGGATCCTCTATGGTTCTACAGTACTTTATAATCTCAGAGATGAAGATGAAATAATTGCTTCTCTTGTGAAGAAAATTCCCTTTTGCTATTCCCATGATTATGAGCGTACATTTGAAGAAATCTATAGAGAAAAAGGGGGATTTTATAATATTAACCCTTTGGTGTTCAGTCCTGCAGAGGTATGGATGTGTAATTTGAACAGCGGACGCTCATTTCATGCAGGTACCCTGCGTCCGGATCTTTTGCGTCATTCCTTTGCAATCGTTTAA
- a CDS encoding HD-GYP domain-containing protein, giving the protein MNFVLEKLAPGFLSLQKTAPLDLFDASGLLLLSRGQLITDKIMEQLKQREVYTLSSEKVQGKEASFSNVKMFSKDLYWEIVGSFWSIYHDAGLITYEQISQTMERIEWILDEIKDHVICIDNDSLRLELVRYKEHDYSTFVHSVNVAILSALTARGLGYMGQRLKYLTMGAILHDIGKIKVPSEILNKPGPLDQNEMRIIKRHPLEGEAMLQNANVLPSILNTVRQHHERWNGQGYPDGLSGSQINLDAQIVAIADLYDALTADRPYRKALPPYHALEILLNSEGDFNPKIIKAFRNSLSLYPKNTVVTLNNGEIGLVVAVPIYCPSRPLVRILFDKYGKYLDKEVYIDLMKELTYFIKSSCIQNKLIFHEC; this is encoded by the coding sequence ATGAATTTTGTTCTAGAAAAGCTGGCCCCCGGCTTTTTATCATTACAGAAAACTGCCCCTTTAGATTTGTTTGATGCCAGCGGTCTTCTCCTGTTATCACGAGGTCAGCTTATAACTGATAAAATTATGGAACAGCTGAAACAAAGAGAGGTCTATACATTATCATCTGAAAAGGTGCAAGGTAAAGAAGCTTCATTCAGCAATGTTAAGATGTTTTCTAAAGACCTTTATTGGGAGATTGTGGGTTCGTTTTGGAGTATTTATCACGACGCCGGGCTGATTACATATGAACAGATTTCACAGACTATGGAGCGTATTGAATGGATCCTGGATGAGATTAAGGATCATGTTATCTGCATAGATAACGATTCACTGCGACTTGAACTGGTGAGATATAAAGAACATGATTACAGTACATTTGTTCATTCTGTTAATGTAGCTATTCTGTCTGCATTAACTGCAAGGGGACTAGGGTATATGGGGCAGCGTTTAAAATATCTTACAATGGGTGCAATTCTACATGATATTGGCAAGATCAAAGTGCCCTCTGAAATCTTAAATAAACCCGGTCCTTTGGACCAAAATGAAATGAGGATTATCAAAAGGCATCCCCTGGAGGGCGAGGCCATGCTCCAGAACGCTAATGTTCTCCCAAGTATCTTGAACACAGTGCGTCAACATCATGAACGTTGGAATGGGCAGGGATATCCTGACGGACTCAGTGGCTCTCAAATTAACCTTGATGCCCAAATAGTTGCTATAGCTGATTTATATGATGCCCTGACAGCAGATCGACCATACCGAAAAGCTCTGCCGCCGTATCACGCCTTAGAAATATTGTTAAATTCGGAGGGAGATTTTAATCCAAAGATTATTAAGGCTTTTCGGAATTCCTTAAGTCTATACCCGAAAAATACCGTAGTAACTTTAAATAATGGTGAAATTGGGTTGGTTGTCGCAGTTCCTATTTATTGTCCTTCACGTCCTCTTGTACGGATTTTGTTTGACAAATATGGGAAATATCTTGATAAAGAAGTTTATATCGATTTAATGAAAGAGTTGACTTACTTTATTAAAAGTTCTTGTATCCAAAATAAATTAATATTTCATGAATGCTAA
- a CDS encoding response regulator → MSRYILVVDDQFGVRLLIHKVLEEAGYSVISVASGSECLNHAISLNRPSLILLDYRMPVMTGLQVLSKLSQDDQAKQIPVIMISAESDVEDAARCYGVQKFLSKPLDMNILLKTVEETFLNISLT, encoded by the coding sequence ATGTCCAGGTATATCTTAGTAGTTGACGACCAATTTGGGGTTAGGCTTTTGATTCATAAGGTTTTAGAGGAAGCAGGCTATAGCGTAATTTCTGTTGCCAGCGGCTCGGAGTGCTTGAATCATGCGATATCGTTGAATCGGCCATCACTCATTCTTTTAGATTATAGAATGCCGGTAATGACGGGGCTGCAGGTATTGTCAAAACTAAGTCAGGATGATCAAGCCAAACAGATTCCAGTTATTATGATAAGTGCAGAATCTGACGTAGAGGATGCAGCTCGCTGTTATGGAGTTCAGAAATTCTTAAGTAAACCGTTAGATATGAACATCCTGCTGAAAACAGTAGAAGAAACCTTTCTAAATATTAGTCTAACGTGA
- a CDS encoding helix-turn-helix domain-containing protein, protein MSNNIQEVAGKNIRLYRQAKGLTQEKLAELVNVSSSYIGYLERGLRTPSLDLLARIGTALDVEPKVLLYTASDDIDPTLKKLNALLTGKNPKSINFVYEVAMAYFVSTSDSA, encoded by the coding sequence GTGTCTAACAATATACAAGAGGTTGCTGGGAAAAATATTCGTTTATACCGCCAAGCTAAGGGCCTCACACAAGAAAAACTTGCTGAACTAGTTAACGTCAGTAGTTCCTATATAGGTTATTTGGAACGAGGACTCAGAACTCCTTCTCTGGACCTGTTAGCAAGAATAGGCACCGCCCTAGACGTTGAACCCAAAGTATTACTCTATACTGCTTCGGATGATATTGACCCAACATTAAAAAAACTTAATGCTCTTTTGACAGGAAAAAACCCTAAATCTATTAATTTTGTTTATGAAGTTGCTATGGCGTATTTTGTATCTACCAGTGACTCTGCTTAG
- the aguB gene encoding N-carbamoylputrescine amidase produces the protein MRNVRVAATQMSCSSNIDENISKADALVKKAAAKGAQIILLQELFETPYFCQKEKSRYYVYATELERNKAVNHFKQVAKDLQVVLPISFYEKKNYARYNSLAVIDADGVLLGKYRKSHIPDGPGYEEKFYFNPGDTGFKVWNTRYGKIGVGVCWDQWYPEAARCMALMGAELLFYPTAIGSEPLDDSIDSKDHWQTCMLGHAAANLIPVIASNRIGNEKDDESLITFYGSSFIAGPQGNKVVEAGRTEEAVLVAEFDLDQLETQRLEWGVFRDRRPDLYKIISSYDGEITVK, from the coding sequence GTGCGAAATGTCAGAGTTGCGGCAACTCAGATGAGTTGTTCCAGTAATATTGACGAAAACATTTCTAAAGCTGATGCTTTAGTTAAAAAAGCCGCCGCTAAGGGTGCTCAAATCATCTTACTCCAGGAGTTGTTTGAAACTCCGTATTTTTGCCAAAAGGAAAAATCCCGGTACTATGTTTACGCAACGGAATTGGAGCGCAATAAAGCTGTTAATCATTTTAAACAAGTAGCAAAAGATCTGCAGGTTGTCCTGCCCATCAGCTTTTATGAAAAGAAAAATTATGCACGTTACAATTCTTTGGCAGTGATTGATGCTGATGGTGTTTTGCTGGGAAAGTATCGTAAGAGTCATATTCCAGACGGTCCGGGCTATGAAGAAAAGTTTTATTTTAACCCTGGAGATACCGGCTTCAAGGTTTGGAATACTCGTTATGGAAAAATTGGTGTTGGAGTTTGCTGGGACCAATGGTATCCGGAAGCTGCCCGCTGTATGGCGCTGATGGGGGCTGAACTGCTTTTCTATCCAACGGCTATCGGGTCTGAGCCTCTAGATGATTCCATCGATTCGAAAGATCATTGGCAGACATGTATGCTTGGGCATGCTGCAGCAAATCTAATTCCTGTGATTGCCTCAAATCGAATTGGGAATGAGAAGGATGACGAATCCTTGATTACTTTCTATGGGTCTTCTTTTATTGCGGGCCCGCAAGGCAACAAAGTAGTTGAAGCCGGACGAACTGAAGAAGCCGTGCTGGTTGCTGAGTTTGATTTAGATCAGCTTGAAACTCAGCGGCTTGAGTGGGGTGTTTTCAGGGATCGTCGACCTGATTTATACAAGATCATCTCATCCTATGATGGAGAGATAACGGTTAAATAG
- a CDS encoding agmatine deiminase family protein: protein MYPINLNYRMPPEWARHIRTYISWPIKASMCFPEDYEAVCQGYAEIIRAIAEFEPVTIVANSADFQKISALVHRNNIEVLRIEHNDAWLRDNGPTFLIHDDGTLAGVNWQFNAWGGKYTPWDLDNQVAGEILTHVGLKQFDAPLVMEGGSFHVDGEGTLLTTEQCLLNPNRNPGMSREQIEAELKRFLHIQKIVWLNKGLAGDETDGHVDNIACFAAPGKILLQVCDDPQDENYWITQENLTILKRERDACQRSFEIIPIQQPPQRMDLVTNKRLTLSYLNFYFVNGGIVLPVFGGEAKEYDQSAVNVLSATFPNRRIRTVKGMGIIREGGNVHCTTQQMPEGRN from the coding sequence ATGTATCCAATAAATTTAAACTATAGAATGCCTCCTGAGTGGGCAAGGCATATTCGAACCTATATATCATGGCCAATAAAAGCATCCATGTGTTTTCCCGAAGATTACGAAGCAGTCTGTCAAGGTTATGCGGAAATTATCCGGGCAATTGCCGAATTTGAACCTGTCACCATTGTGGCAAATTCAGCTGATTTCCAGAAAATCTCCGCTTTAGTCCATAGGAATAATATTGAAGTTCTAAGGATTGAGCATAACGATGCCTGGCTCAGGGACAACGGTCCTACCTTCCTTATCCATGATGATGGGACTTTGGCAGGTGTTAATTGGCAGTTTAATGCTTGGGGCGGCAAATATACCCCTTGGGATTTGGATAATCAAGTTGCTGGAGAAATATTAACTCATGTTGGCTTAAAACAATTTGATGCTCCTTTGGTCATGGAAGGAGGTTCCTTCCATGTGGATGGTGAGGGAACACTGTTGACGACAGAGCAGTGCCTCTTAAACCCTAATCGAAACCCGGGAATGAGCCGGGAGCAGATTGAAGCTGAACTGAAACGGTTTCTTCATATCCAAAAAATCGTTTGGCTGAACAAAGGACTTGCTGGAGACGAGACCGATGGCCATGTGGATAACATCGCTTGTTTTGCAGCTCCTGGAAAAATATTGCTTCAGGTTTGCGATGATCCCCAGGATGAAAACTATTGGATCACTCAAGAAAATTTGACCATCCTGAAGAGAGAAAGAGACGCATGCCAAAGAAGTTTTGAAATCATCCCAATTCAGCAGCCTCCCCAACGGATGGATCTGGTTACCAATAAGAGATTAACTTTAAGCTATCTGAATTTTTATTTTGTGAATGGAGGAATTGTCCTCCCAGTCTTCGGAGGGGAAGCGAAAGAGTACGATCAGTCAGCCGTAAATGTGTTAAGTGCAACATTCCCCAATCGGCGGATTCGCACAGTTAAGGGAATGGGGATTATTCGCGAAGGCGGGAATGTTCATTGTACAACCCAACAGATGCCTGAAGGGAGGAATTAA